In Candidatus Desulfatibia profunda, a single genomic region encodes these proteins:
- a CDS encoding RnfABCDGE type electron transport complex subunit A, with the protein MGYIELVISCIFVNNILLAQFLGNCPFLGTSKKMETAMGMAFAVVFVLVLAGVITWIIYAAVLVPFNLVYLRTIAFILVIAALVQFVEMFLKKSIPALYAGLGIFLPLITTNCAVLGVCVLNIDKEFTFMQSLVASFAYAVGFGLALVLFAGVRERILLARVPKPLQDTSIGLITAGIIALSFFAFKGMV; encoded by the coding sequence GGCTACATCGAACTTGTCATCAGTTGTATCTTCGTTAACAACATTCTGCTGGCCCAGTTCTTGGGCAACTGCCCGTTTTTAGGCACGTCCAAGAAGATGGAAACCGCCATGGGCATGGCCTTTGCGGTCGTCTTTGTTTTGGTGCTGGCCGGCGTGATCACCTGGATTATCTATGCGGCCGTTCTGGTGCCGTTCAATCTGGTGTATCTGCGGACGATCGCGTTTATCCTGGTGATTGCAGCGCTGGTACAGTTCGTCGAGATGTTTTTGAAAAAGAGCATCCCGGCGCTGTATGCCGGCCTGGGTATCTTCCTGCCCCTGATTACGACCAATTGCGCGGTCCTGGGTGTCTGTGTGTTAAATATTGACAAGGAATTTACCTTTATGCAGTCCCTGGTCGCGTCGTTTGCCTATGCTGTCGGATTCGGCCTGGCCCTGGTTCTTTTTGCCGGTGTGCGCGAACGGATTCTGCTGGCCAGGGTTCCGAAACCGCTTCAGGATACGTCCATCGGCCTGATCACGGCCGGAATTATTGCGCTTTCATTTTTTGCGTTTAAAGGGATGGTCTAA